From the genome of Nicotiana sylvestris chromosome 2, ASM39365v2, whole genome shotgun sequence, one region includes:
- the LOC138885182 gene encoding uncharacterized protein yields the protein MPEIPKYNGTTDPHEHVTSYTCAIKGNDLEDDEIEFVLLKKLGETLSKGAMIWYHNFPPNSIDSFAMLAESFVKAHARAIKVKTRKSDLFKVRQKDNEMLREFVSRFQMERMDLPPVVDDWVVQAFTQGLNIRSSVASQQLKQNLIEYLAVTWVDVHSQYQSKIRVEDNQLGAPSGSVYPVRPIDRVERDIDREPRSNKDRYQPYNEDRRSNRSRRSSIRNEKRNERG from the coding sequence ATGCCCGAAATTCCTAAGTACAACGGAACGACCGACCCACACGAGCATGTCACTTCATACACATGCGCCATCAAAGGAAACgacttggaggatgatgagatcgagtttGTCTTGTTAAAGAAATTGGGAGAAACGCTATCaaagggagctatgatatggtatcataattttccccctaattctattgactcatttgctatgcttgcagaatCTTTTGTGAAAGCACATGCCAGGGCTATCAAGGTCAAAACCAGGAAATCAGACCTCTTCAAAGTAAGACAAAAGgataatgaaatgctcagagagtTTGTATCTcggtttcaaatggaacggatggacctgCCACCAGTCGTTGATGATTGGGTCGTTCAAGCTTTTACCCAAGGACTGAATATTCGAAGTTCAGTGGCTTCACAGCAGTTGAAACAGAATCTGATAGAATATTTGGCTGTCACCTGGGTTGATGTGCATAGCcaatatcaatcgaagatcagagTCGAAGATAATCAACTAGGGGCTCCTTCTGGGTCCGTTTATCCTGTTAGACCCATCGACAGAGTTGAGAGAGATATCGATCGTGAACCAAGGTCGAACAAAGATCGGTATCAGCCGTACAATGAGGATCGAAGAAGCAATAGGTCCAGACGAAGTTCTATacgaaatgaaaaaagaaatgagCGAGGCTAG
- the LOC104240609 gene encoding syntaxin-112-like yields MNDLMTKSFLSYVELKKQAQVYLETERDLEMGQLSRTDEDNLSNFFHEIETVKVDIQEITNLLIDLQNLNEETKTTHGPKVLRGLRDRMDSDMVSVLRKAKIVKAKLESLDKSNVANRKLSMAYAEGTVVDRTRVNMTNGLRVKLRDIMNEFQALREKIISDYKDCLRRRYYNETGQEPTEEVIEKMVSGGSGKVEIFAGKTEMNVEEKDRHEAVMDIQKSLEKLHQVFLDMAVLVETQSEQIDDIERNMATAGSFISGGTNSLFYAKQHQKKRVTWVCWVLAVVFIILMVCFIAMLIS; encoded by the coding sequence ATGAACGATCTCATGACGAAATCGTTCTTAAGTTATGTGGAATTGAAGAAACAAGCCCAGGTGTATCTTGAAACAGAGAGGGATTTGGAGATGGGCCAACTCAGCCGCACAGATGAAGACAATCTTTCCAACTTCTTCCATGAAATCGAGACAGTGAAAGTTGACATTCAAGAGATTACTAATCTCTTGATTGATCTTCAAAATCTGAATGAAGAGACTAAGACCACTCACGGCCCCAAAGTTCTTCGTGGCCTTAGAGATAGAATGGATTCAGACATGGTTTCTGTCCTCCGCAAAGCCAAGATTGTCAAGGCAAAACTTGAATCACTCGACAAATCAAATGTGGCTAATCGCAAATTATCAATGGCATATGCAGAAGGCACTGTGGTTGATCGAACGAGAGTTAATATGACCAATGGATTGAGGGTCAAGCTTAGGGACATTATGAATGAGTTTCAGGCTTTAAGAGAGAAAATCATATCAGATTACAAAGACTGCCTTAGAAGGAGATATTATAACGAGACGGGTCAGGAGCCAACAGAGGAAGTGATTGAGAAGATGGTGTCAGGAGGAAGTGGGAAAGTTGAAATATTTGCAGGAAAGACAGAGATGAATGTGGAGGAGAAAGATAGGCATGAGGCTGTAATGGACATACAGAAGAGCCTGGAGAAACTTCATCAAGTATTTCTTGATATGGCTGTTTTAGTTGAGACACAAAGTGAACAGATTGATGATATTGAGCGCAATATGGCTACTGCTGGAAGTTTCATCAGTGGTGGAACTAACAGTCTTTTCTATGCTAAGCAGCACCAGAAGAAGAGAGTGACTTGGGTATGTTGGGTTTTGGCTGTGGTGTTTATCATTTTGATGGTTTGTTTCATTGCTATGTTGATCTCTTGA
- the LOC104240610 gene encoding putative glucose-6-phosphate 1-epimerase, translating into MAALSMTWSCSPLTSSKFRRVNRYPGMAFASVKSTEGLGNLPKVVLTSPHGSEAELYLFGACLTSWKVDSKDLLFVRPDAVFNGQKPISGGIPHCFPQFGPGPIQQHGFGRNMNWSLVSSENVEGNPIVTVELKDGPYSRAMWDYSFHALYKITLDKKTLSTEFTVTNTDNEPFSFTTALHTYFRASVTGASVSGLKGCKTLNKVPDPTNPVEGKEERDVVTFPGFVDCVYLDAPNELQLDNGLGDKISIKNSNWSDAVLWNPHLTMEQSYKDFVCVENAKIGKVQLEPEQSWTAVQHLTVA; encoded by the exons ATGGCAGCACTGTCTATGACTTGGTCTTGCTCTCCCTTAACCTCCTCCAAATTTAGGCGAGTCAACCG ATATCCAGGGATGGCATTTGCAAGTGTGAAATCTACTGAAGGGTTGGGGAATTTACCCAAGGTCGTTTTGACTTCTCCTCATGGAAG TGAGGCAGAGCTATATCTATTTGGAGCTTGTCTCACATCTTGGAAAGTAGACAGTAAAGATCTTCTTTTTGTTAGACCAGACGCTGTATTCAATGGTCAAAAACCAATCAG TGGAGGAATACCACATTGTTTCCCCCAATTTGGACCTGGCCCAATCCAGCAG CACGGATTTGGAAGGAACATGAATTGGTCTCTTGTTAGCTCTGAAAATGTGGAAGGGAATCCTATTGTTACTGTGGAGCTAAAGGATGGCCCTTACAGCCGTGCGATGTGGGACTATAGTTTCCACGCTCTTTACAAG ATCACTCTTGATAAGAAGACCCTTTCCACGGAATTCACAGTTACAAATACTGACAACGAACCATTTTCATTTACTACTGCTCTTCATACTTACTTCCGC GCTTCTGTAACAGGTGCATCAGTTAGTGGCTTAAAAGGTTGCAAAACTCTAAACAAAGTTCCTGATCCGACAAATCCTGTGGAGGGCAAGGAGGAAAG GGATGTGGTGACATTTCCTGGATTTGTGGACTGTGTTTATCTTGATGCACCTAATGAGTTACAGCTAGATAATGGTTTGGGTGATAAGATATCCATCAAAAACAGCAA CTGGTCTGATGCTGTTCTATGGAACCCTCATCTGACCATGGAACAAAGCTACAAAGACTTTGTTTGCGTTGAAAATGCCAAG ATTGGAAAAGTTCAACTGGAACCGGAGCAATCTTGGACGGCTGTACAACATCTAACTGTTGCTTAA